In Schistocerca cancellata isolate TAMUIC-IGC-003103 unplaced genomic scaffold, iqSchCanc2.1 HiC_scaffold_801, whole genome shotgun sequence, a genomic segment contains:
- the LOC126143467 gene encoding fibropellin-1-like yields MGGGGFSCIACEDSTPSKVGTPCKDGTPCEDSTPCVDDTPCEDSTPCEVGTPCEDGTPCKDGTPSEHGTPSEHGTPCEDGTPCEDGTPCEVCTPCEDGTPCEDGTLCEVGTPCENGTPCENGTPCKDSTPHKHCTPIEDSTPVKLACHVKTVRPAKRPSEDNIPIKLHTC; encoded by the coding sequence atggggggggggggcttctcatGCATTGCATGTGAGGACAGCACACCTAGCAAGGTTGGCACTCCTTGCAAGGACGGCACTCCTTGCGAGGACAGCACTCCTTGCGTGGATGACacaccttgcgaggacagcacaccttgcgaggtCGGCACACCTTGCGAGGACGGCACACCTTGCAAGGACGGCACACCAAGCGAACATGGCACACCAAGCGAACATGGCACACCATGTGAGGATGGCACACCATGTGAGGATGGCACACCATGCGAGGTTTGCACACCATGCGAGGATGGCACACCATGTGAGGATGGCACACTATGTGAGGTTGGCACACCATGTGAGAATGGCACACCATGTGAGAATGGCACACCATGCAAGGACAGCACACCTCACAAGCACTGCACACCTATTGAAGACAGCACACCTGTGAAGTTAGCATGCCATGTGAAGACAGTTCGCCCTGCAAAGAGACCTTCAGAAGACAATATACCAATAAAATTGCACACCTGCTGA